Proteins encoded in a region of the Bradyrhizobium sp. CB3481 genome:
- a CDS encoding carboxymuconolactone decarboxylase family protein gives MRLKLLSPGEMNTDQKEIYDEAIAGKRGAPPAPMMAWLNSPDMARHATRLGEQLRFNTIFPAKLSEIAILVTARHWTSHYEWFAHKRLALKGGMDPKIIEDIRDRRTPVFDDPKGRMIYDLAKSLHEGKGVSQGLYDEAVKLLTERGVVEVIGLCGYYTMVSMTLNTFEFGLPEGEISDLA, from the coding sequence ATGCGGCTGAAGCTACTTTCGCCTGGCGAAATGAATACCGACCAGAAAGAAATCTACGACGAGGCGATTGCGGGAAAACGCGGCGCGCCGCCGGCGCCGATGATGGCCTGGCTCAACAGCCCTGACATGGCGCGGCACGCGACGCGGCTCGGCGAGCAGCTCCGCTTCAACACGATCTTTCCGGCAAAACTTTCCGAGATCGCGATCCTCGTCACCGCGCGGCACTGGACCTCGCATTACGAGTGGTTCGCCCACAAGCGCCTGGCGCTGAAAGGCGGCATGGACCCGAAGATCATCGAGGACATAAGGGATCGGCGCACGCCTGTATTCGACGATCCGAAGGGCCGGATGATCTACGACCTCGCAAAATCGCTGCATGAGGGCAAAGGTGTGTCGCAGGGTCTGTATGATGAGGCGGTGAAGCTGCTCACCGAGCGCGGCGTGGTCGAGGTGATCGGGCTGTGCGGCTATTACACGATGGTGTCGATGACGCTGAACACGTTCGAGTTTGGATTGCCGGAGGGCGAAATTTCCGACTTGGCATGA
- a CDS encoding acyl-CoA dehydrogenase family protein yields the protein MSDLETFRRETRAWLEANCPPEMRRPMTSENDTYWGGRNAKFSSEPQRVWFERMRDKGWTVPDWPKEYGGGGLDRAEHKVLREEMTAMGARSPLSSFGIWMLGPALLKYGNEAQKKEHLPKIAAGLIRWCQGYSEPNAGSDLASLQTRAESDGDDYIINGQKIWTSYANYADWIFCLVRTDPTAKKHDGISFILFDMASKGVSTKPILLISGYSPFCETFFDNVRVPKSHVVGTVNRGWDVAKYLLQHERAMISGTGERGIGRPLGQVAADSLGSDDAGRLDDAMLRSQIAQFDIDEAAFAAVAERAIDLAKAGQSHPAFSSAMKYYGTELNKRRHEILMSAGGIDALEWESERSRGGARPRAWLRTKANSIEGGTSEVMLGIVAKRILDLPGA from the coding sequence ATGTCCGATCTGGAAACATTCCGCCGTGAAACCCGAGCCTGGCTGGAGGCCAATTGCCCGCCGGAGATGCGCCGTCCGATGACCTCGGAGAACGATACCTATTGGGGCGGGCGTAACGCAAAATTCTCGTCCGAGCCGCAGCGCGTCTGGTTCGAGCGGATGCGCGACAAGGGCTGGACCGTGCCGGACTGGCCGAAGGAATATGGCGGCGGGGGACTCGATCGCGCCGAGCACAAGGTGCTGCGCGAGGAGATGACGGCGATGGGCGCGCGGTCACCGCTGTCGAGCTTCGGCATCTGGATGCTCGGGCCGGCGCTGCTCAAATACGGCAACGAGGCGCAGAAGAAAGAGCATCTGCCGAAAATCGCCGCCGGCCTGATCCGCTGGTGCCAGGGCTATTCCGAGCCGAACGCCGGATCGGACCTCGCTTCGCTGCAGACCCGCGCCGAAAGCGACGGCGACGATTACATTATCAACGGCCAGAAGATCTGGACGTCATATGCGAACTACGCCGACTGGATCTTCTGTCTGGTGCGCACCGATCCCACGGCAAAGAAGCACGACGGCATCAGCTTCATCCTGTTCGACATGGCTTCCAAGGGCGTCTCGACCAAGCCGATCCTTTTGATCTCGGGCTATTCGCCATTCTGCGAAACCTTCTTCGACAATGTGCGCGTGCCGAAGTCGCATGTGGTCGGCACCGTCAACCGCGGCTGGGATGTCGCCAAATATCTGCTGCAACATGAACGCGCGATGATCTCGGGCACCGGAGAGCGCGGCATCGGCCGTCCGCTCGGTCAGGTCGCGGCCGACTCGCTCGGCAGCGATGATGCCGGCCGGCTCGACGATGCCATGCTGCGCAGCCAGATCGCTCAGTTCGACATCGACGAGGCGGCGTTCGCGGCGGTGGCCGAGCGCGCGATCGATCTCGCCAAGGCCGGGCAGTCGCATCCGGCGTTCTCCTCAGCGATGAAATATTACGGCACCGAGCTCAACAAGCGCCGCCATGAAATCCTGATGTCAGCCGGCGGCATCGATGCGCTGGAATGGGAAAGCGAGCGCTCGCGCGGCGGCGCCCGCCCGCGCGCCTGGCTGCGCACCAAGGCCAACTCGATCGAAGGCGGCACGTCAGAGGTGATGCTCGGCATCGTCGCCAAGCGCATCCTCGATCTGCCGGGGGCGTGA
- a CDS encoding acyl-CoA dehydrogenase family protein, which yields MPLVLTEEQSMLRDSARGLINDKAPVSHLRHLRDSKDETGFSRDLWKAFAEMGFSGLLVPENFGGSGLGYVEAGVVMEEIGRTLMPSPFLSTAVLATSALLRGGSEAQKSAHLPKIADGSLLAALAVDEGTKHRPLQTSLQALRAGNGFRLSGAKALVVDGHTADLLIVAGRTGGAPGERNGLTLFLVDPKAKGVAIERTVMVDAHNAARIAFDHVEVNADQVLGEVDQGFQLLDGLLNIGRGAVASEMVGLSEEVFGRTVTYLKERKQFGKLIGEFQALQHRAAELYVDIEITRAAVLKALQALDADLDQAGAAIAVAKARAGTTATRAVQEGVQMHGGMGMTDQFDIGFFMKRARVCQELFGDSNYHAEQLARMKSY from the coding sequence ATGCCCCTCGTCCTCACCGAAGAACAATCCATGTTGCGCGACAGTGCGCGCGGCCTCATCAACGACAAGGCGCCGGTGTCGCATCTCCGGCACCTACGCGACAGTAAGGATGAGACGGGATTCTCCCGCGACCTCTGGAAGGCGTTCGCCGAGATGGGTTTTTCGGGTCTCCTGGTGCCGGAGAATTTTGGCGGCAGCGGGCTTGGCTATGTCGAGGCCGGCGTAGTGATGGAAGAAATCGGCCGCACCTTGATGCCGTCGCCGTTTCTCTCGACCGCGGTGCTGGCAACGTCAGCGCTTTTGCGCGGCGGCAGCGAGGCGCAGAAATCGGCGCATCTGCCGAAGATTGCCGACGGCTCGCTGCTCGCCGCGCTCGCGGTCGATGAGGGAACAAAGCATCGCCCGCTGCAGACCAGCCTGCAGGCGCTTCGCGCCGGCAACGGCTTTAGGCTGAGCGGCGCCAAGGCGCTGGTGGTCGACGGCCACACCGCCGATCTCCTGATCGTCGCCGGCCGCACCGGCGGCGCGCCCGGCGAGCGCAACGGGTTGACGCTGTTTCTGGTCGATCCCAAGGCCAAGGGCGTTGCGATCGAACGCACCGTGATGGTCGATGCGCACAACGCGGCGCGCATCGCGTTCGATCATGTCGAGGTCAATGCCGACCAGGTGCTCGGCGAGGTCGATCAGGGTTTTCAGCTGCTGGACGGCCTGCTCAATATCGGCCGCGGAGCCGTGGCCTCCGAAATGGTGGGCCTCTCCGAAGAGGTATTCGGCCGCACCGTCACCTACCTCAAGGAGCGCAAGCAGTTCGGCAAGCTGATCGGCGAATTCCAGGCGCTGCAGCACCGCGCCGCCGAACTCTATGTCGATATCGAGATTACGCGCGCTGCGGTGTTGAAGGCGCTACAGGCGCTCGACGCCGATCTCGATCAGGCCGGCGCCGCGATCGCCGTTGCGAAAGCACGCGCCGGCACCACGGCGACGCGCGCGGTGCAGGAAGGCGTGCAGATGCACGGCGGCATGGGCATGACCGACCAGTTCGACATCGGCTTCTTCATGAAGCGCGCGCGGGTGTGTCAGGAGTTGTTCGGGGATAGCAATTACCA